One Desulforhopalus sp. DNA segment encodes these proteins:
- a CDS encoding ankyrin repeat domain-containing protein: MMKKNAERCAEYAQFQKIDTAFRAGDLAALREAVSDPDSIPNGPMPLTIGSCLEYAIYHSPLPFIRTLLTIGAAPNPTDHNGFPPLIAALSCSRPRPGTREKRDVLDILRLLLEFKSDPNQRGINDYTPLHIAVSECNLPAVELLLSAGADPRLRTRIDDFETARDMAENSGLHEIAELLAAQEIRLQTS; the protein is encoded by the coding sequence ATGATGAAAAAAAACGCTGAACGATGTGCCGAATACGCACAATTTCAGAAAATCGACACCGCTTTTCGAGCAGGCGACCTTGCCGCGCTGCGGGAAGCAGTCAGTGATCCAGACAGCATACCGAACGGACCAATGCCGCTGACGATCGGTTCGTGCCTCGAATACGCTATCTACCACAGCCCTTTACCATTCATTCGTACGCTGCTTACGATAGGCGCTGCCCCCAACCCAACAGATCACAACGGATTTCCACCCCTCATCGCTGCCCTCTCATGCAGCCGACCTCGACCTGGCACACGGGAAAAACGTGATGTTCTTGATATACTGAGACTCTTACTTGAATTCAAGAGTGACCCCAACCAACGTGGAATCAACGACTACACACCTCTCCACATAGCAGTGAGCGAATGCAATCTACCGGCGGTTGAATTATTGCTTTCCGCCGGTGCGGACCCGCGTTTGCGGACACGAATAGACGACTTCGAAACAGCACGTGATATGGCTGAAAACTCCGGCCTCCACGAGATCGCCGAGCTGCTTGCTGCCCAGGAGATACGGCTGCAAACCTCATAG
- a CDS encoding ankyrin repeat domain-containing protein, producing the protein MNTAWEDAIGSGDIRMVREILHKGIDVNSRNSHGQTALMLAAHAGHLEVVEALIGHKANLNITGKFGLSALMLALVSGYEDIARVLAKAGADLSLLGTGAPGFTGKTAYDLAVARGMIDVLEELRPKPAGGKR; encoded by the coding sequence ATGAATACCGCCTGGGAGGATGCGATAGGTAGCGGCGATATCCGAATGGTTCGTGAAATTCTTCATAAGGGGATTGATGTCAATTCCCGCAATAGCCACGGACAAACCGCCCTCATGCTTGCCGCACATGCCGGTCACCTGGAAGTTGTCGAAGCACTCATCGGTCACAAAGCCAATTTAAACATCACCGGTAAATTTGGATTGAGTGCCTTGATGCTGGCCCTGGTCTCCGGTTATGAGGATATTGCCCGTGTCCTAGCAAAAGCTGGGGCCGACCTCTCCCTGCTCGGGACGGGGGCGCCAGGATTCACCGGCAAGACCGCCTATGATCTCGCTGTGGCGCGCGGCATGATCGATGTATTAGAGGAACTGAGGCCTAAACCGGCCGGAGGGAAGCGGTGA
- a CDS encoding flavin reductase family protein, producing the protein MMKKITIDKDSAFLFPMPMVVVGSVVEGKANFMAAAWVTRVNFKPPLFAIALGPHHTNKGIEENKEFSINIPNVSLIEKVDYCGLVSGSKTDKSGLFEVFYGSLDKAPLIKECPVCIACSVYDTVELPFDTLFIGEAKEVFTEEQYMTDSKLDIKKINPFALTMPDNTYWSVGENLGKAWNVGKALKAK; encoded by the coding sequence ATGATGAAAAAAATCACAATTGACAAGGACTCCGCGTTTTTATTCCCGATGCCGATGGTCGTAGTCGGCTCTGTTGTTGAAGGAAAAGCGAATTTCATGGCTGCCGCATGGGTGACGCGTGTCAATTTCAAGCCACCGTTGTTTGCCATCGCCCTGGGTCCACATCATACCAATAAAGGTATTGAGGAAAACAAAGAATTTAGTATCAACATTCCCAACGTCTCTCTAATCGAAAAGGTGGATTATTGTGGCTTGGTTTCCGGGAGTAAAACCGATAAGTCCGGACTTTTTGAGGTTTTCTACGGGAGTCTGGACAAGGCCCCGCTTATCAAAGAATGTCCGGTGTGCATTGCCTGCTCTGTGTATGATACTGTTGAACTGCCGTTTGATACCTTGTTTATCGGAGAAGCCAAAGAGGTTTTCACCGAAGAGCAATATATGACGGATAGCAAGCTGGACATAAAGAAGATCAATCCGTTTGCCTTAACTATGCCGGACAATACCTACTGGTCCGTTGGAGAAAACCTTGGCAAAGCTTGGAATGTAGGTAAAGCTTTGAAAGCCAAGTGA
- a CDS encoding B12-binding domain-containing radical SAM protein: MKRIILINPAYRTKLLENVRVLALPPLNLLMLAAYTPPNFSVKILDEAFTDIDYECDADLVGITCMTPLAPRAYEIAGEFRRRGVAVVLGGIHVSMLPEEAEHYADAVVIGEGEEAWPELLNDFLCGELKKRYTAVTRPDLSGLLPARRDLLDNKYFVQTVQTSRGCPHNCRFCSVTKFNGGNFRMRNVDNVIQEIEAIPDKRLFIIDDNIIGAGDRCTERAFELFERLRHCHKEWGGQTCLNIVEHEGLLAAAAKSGAKAFLIGFESLRESSLAAYNKKMNLRPTTRNFKESIKKIQDHGIAIIGGFIFGDDEDSLDTFRATLDFIFDSGIDAVQLSIQTPLPGTQLYRELAESNRLLLTDYPGDWEAYNIFEPVFQPKNISPDALYTGLIDAYQEVASFRRSLPRGLKTFWRTRSLFSTGISFFWNYDSYKSIKTITKPRLPKD; encoded by the coding sequence ATGAAACGGATCATTCTAATTAATCCGGCCTACCGGACCAAACTCCTGGAAAATGTCCGAGTGCTGGCTCTGCCGCCATTAAATCTCCTTATGCTCGCTGCCTATACACCGCCTAACTTTTCCGTGAAAATCCTCGATGAGGCCTTTACTGACATCGATTATGAGTGTGACGCCGATTTGGTTGGCATTACTTGCATGACTCCCTTGGCGCCCCGAGCTTATGAAATAGCCGGAGAGTTTCGGAGGCGCGGTGTAGCGGTGGTGCTGGGCGGAATCCATGTATCGATGTTGCCGGAGGAGGCAGAGCATTACGCCGATGCAGTGGTTATTGGAGAAGGTGAAGAGGCCTGGCCGGAGTTGCTGAATGATTTTCTCTGCGGCGAGCTGAAAAAAAGATATACAGCGGTTACCCGGCCCGATCTCTCCGGTCTTCTCCCCGCCAGGCGAGATCTGCTTGACAATAAATACTTTGTTCAGACAGTACAGACCTCAAGAGGGTGTCCACATAACTGCAGGTTTTGTTCGGTGACCAAATTCAATGGCGGCAACTTCCGCATGCGGAATGTCGACAATGTCATCCAGGAGATCGAGGCCATCCCGGACAAGAGACTGTTTATTATCGATGATAATATTATCGGTGCAGGCGATCGTTGCACCGAGCGGGCCTTTGAGCTCTTTGAAAGATTGCGTCATTGCCACAAGGAATGGGGTGGCCAGACCTGCCTGAATATTGTCGAACATGAGGGTTTACTTGCGGCGGCGGCTAAAAGCGGCGCAAAGGCCTTTCTCATCGGCTTTGAGTCACTGCGGGAATCATCGTTAGCTGCCTACAATAAAAAGATGAATCTCCGGCCAACAACTCGTAACTTCAAGGAATCTATAAAGAAAATTCAGGATCATGGCATTGCCATTATTGGTGGCTTTATCTTTGGTGACGACGAGGATTCCCTCGACACCTTTCGAGCGACGCTTGATTTCATCTTTGATTCTGGCATCGATGCGGTACAGCTGAGCATCCAAACACCGCTGCCCGGAACCCAGCTCTACCGGGAACTGGCGGAGAGCAATCGGTTACTCTTGACTGATTATCCGGGAGACTGGGAGGCGTACAATATTTTTGAACCGGTCTTCCAACCCAAAAATATCAGCCCTGATGCACTCTATACGGGCCTGATCGACGCCTATCAGGAGGTTGCAAGTTTTCGCCGGTCTCTGCCGCGCGGGCTTAAGACATTTTGGCGGACCCGCTCCCTGTTTAGTACGGGGATCTCGTTTTTCTGGAACTATGACAGCTATAAATCAATAAAGACAATAACGAAACCGCGTTTACCCAAAGATTAG
- a CDS encoding methylenetetrahydrofolate reductase, which translates to MDAAQGSIPPKTPKPTLISEVDPPKGTNLEAFLGTALQVRGRVDAVRVTDCEHAIMRMSPVAPCLALKEKGFDPEMIITGRDRNRISFQADLLSAAALGIKKIVLKEGHDPAEGDQPVARTSGDLNLDSMLQCVAALNNGKDLAGEPLDGATDFQVGVGIDLSDDVKYNRERADFFKKMQDYGVKSVTLGPTYDVNIIEQFLPVAEETGIRIFTSVMFLKSVTMVRYLNNLPGVPSIPHEFLKKMIQAPVKKDAGMQAAADLLRELAPLGDGIVLLAIGWKDRLPEFLDLIGR; encoded by the coding sequence ATGGACGCTGCACAAGGAAGTATCCCTCCCAAAACCCCAAAACCTACCCTTATCTCTGAAGTAGATCCTCCCAAGGGCACAAACCTGGAAGCCTTTCTCGGTACTGCCTTGCAAGTTCGGGGACGAGTTGATGCCGTGCGGGTAACTGATTGTGAACATGCGATCATGCGTATGTCACCCGTAGCCCCATGCCTGGCCTTGAAGGAAAAAGGATTTGACCCGGAAATGATCATCACCGGGCGGGATCGCAACCGGATTTCCTTTCAGGCTGATCTGCTTTCCGCCGCTGCCCTTGGAATAAAAAAGATCGTTCTCAAGGAGGGCCATGATCCGGCCGAAGGCGACCAGCCGGTGGCCAGGACGAGCGGCGATCTCAACCTTGACTCGATGCTGCAATGTGTTGCGGCACTGAACAACGGAAAAGACCTCGCCGGTGAACCCCTCGACGGGGCGACCGATTTTCAGGTCGGGGTGGGGATCGATCTCTCCGACGATGTCAAGTATAACCGGGAACGGGCTGATTTTTTCAAGAAAATGCAGGATTATGGTGTGAAATCAGTCACCCTGGGGCCAACCTATGATGTGAATATCATAGAACAGTTTCTGCCAGTGGCTGAAGAGACCGGCATACGGATATTCACTTCGGTAATGTTTCTGAAATCGGTCACCATGGTTCGCTACCTCAACAATCTGCCGGGTGTGCCATCGATCCCTCACGAGTTTTTGAAAAAGATGATTCAGGCACCGGTGAAAAAGGATGCGGGAATGCAGGCAGCTGCAGATCTCCTTAGGGAATTGGCCCCGTTGGGAGATGGAATTGTCTTACTTGCCATAGGCTGGAAGGATAGGCTACCGGAATTTTTGGATCTCATTGGTCGTTAG
- a CDS encoding ATP-binding protein: MTDAVQSTANKDLGSLAQSLGPYHYLHTILLETPNGVVVAGLDHRVIHANPAASRFSGVPYGDLVGSTVRDILGEKNLALFKLIEEQFRLENPVYGWKIKQEVDFTRGSQHCILYGVAVYPPASPDYYLLYLIDITQQKILEGELRRRNAFFHNLIDSSVDGIIASDMKGKIVIFNSGAQALLGYDEEGGKNLHVTKLYDEGVAYELIKQMRSDDFGGKGRLLHQRMVVKHKNGQDIPVSFSGGIIYDRAQEIATFGIFTDLRALQEIEENLEQTHKMLMHSEKMAGLGRLAAGVAHEINNPMSGIMLYANLVQEELGEDHPLSADLQTIIHEAERCKVIVADLLEFSHQNTYDMEPVDLNEVIQKTLTILQHQPLFQNISIIRQLDHELPAIHGNATRLNQVVMNIVVNAAQAMKGNGQLRIISRTRANKDISEILIEDTGPGIPNNLLEKIFEPFFTTKETGEGTGLGLSLSYAIVKEHKGSIRVTSTSEKGTTFTLKFPVITDYLIGENHG; this comes from the coding sequence ATGACCGATGCCGTTCAGTCAACAGCAAACAAGGATCTCGGATCGTTGGCGCAGAGTCTTGGCCCATATCATTATCTGCACACGATCCTCTTAGAAACGCCGAATGGGGTGGTAGTCGCCGGTCTTGACCACAGGGTGATTCATGCCAATCCAGCAGCCAGCCGCTTCAGTGGGGTCCCCTACGGTGATCTTGTCGGGAGTACAGTCCGGGATATCCTCGGTGAGAAGAACCTCGCCCTTTTTAAACTGATAGAGGAACAGTTCCGATTGGAAAACCCTGTGTATGGTTGGAAGATCAAGCAGGAAGTCGATTTTACGCGAGGCAGTCAACACTGTATTCTCTATGGGGTGGCCGTTTATCCTCCCGCTTCCCCTGACTATTATCTGTTGTACCTCATCGATATCACCCAGCAAAAGATTCTCGAGGGTGAGCTCAGGCGGCGCAATGCCTTTTTTCATAATTTGATTGACAGTTCGGTGGACGGAATCATCGCCTCAGACATGAAGGGGAAGATTGTCATCTTCAATTCCGGCGCCCAGGCGCTTCTTGGCTATGATGAGGAGGGTGGCAAAAACCTGCATGTGACCAAGCTCTACGATGAGGGGGTGGCCTATGAGCTCATTAAACAGATGCGTAGCGATGATTTCGGAGGGAAAGGGAGGTTACTGCATCAGAGAATGGTCGTTAAGCACAAGAACGGTCAAGATATTCCGGTGAGCTTTTCCGGTGGCATCATCTATGATCGTGCCCAGGAGATCGCCACCTTTGGCATTTTCACTGATCTGCGTGCCTTGCAGGAGATTGAGGAAAACCTTGAACAAACCCACAAAATGCTGATGCATTCTGAGAAGATGGCCGGCCTTGGCCGTCTTGCCGCAGGGGTAGCTCATGAGATCAATAACCCGATGTCGGGAATCATGCTGTACGCGAATCTGGTGCAGGAAGAATTGGGGGAAGACCATCCCCTGAGCGCCGATCTGCAGACCATCATCCACGAGGCAGAGAGGTGCAAGGTGATCGTTGCCGACCTTTTGGAGTTCTCGCATCAGAACACCTACGATATGGAACCCGTCGATCTCAATGAGGTGATCCAGAAGACCTTGACTATCCTCCAGCATCAACCGCTTTTTCAGAACATTTCCATAATTCGTCAGTTGGATCATGAATTGCCTGCCATACATGGTAATGCCACCAGGCTGAACCAGGTGGTCATGAATATCGTCGTTAATGCCGCGCAGGCGATGAAGGGCAATGGGCAGCTTCGGATTATCAGCAGAACCAGGGCCAATAAAGACATCAGCGAAATATTGATTGAGGATACCGGGCCGGGGATACCAAATAATTTGCTGGAGAAGATCTTTGAACCCTTCTTTACTACAAAAGAAACCGGTGAAGGGACCGGCCTGGGATTGTCGCTTTCCTACGCGATAGTCAAGGAACACAAGGGTTCAATCAGGGTGACTTCGACCTCGGAAAAGGGAACTACCTTTACCTTGAAGTTTCCCGTTATAACGGATTACTTGATTGGAGAAAACCATGGATAA
- a CDS encoding 4Fe-4S dicluster domain-containing protein, giving the protein MDKSCISPDDRNEKFLRKLQDRDIDVNACYQCGRCSSGCPIGEFFDLQVMEVVRLASYGSEEKLLHSHTIWLCAACETCATRCPNEIEIAGLMDVLRELALRRGIAPAEPRIPLFHQSFLGSIRSWGRAWEIGMIGNYKVRSGDLAGDMKLGLSMFLKGKLKLLPHAIKGKAEIKEIFAGKGKEYDR; this is encoded by the coding sequence ATGGATAAAAGCTGCATTTCACCAGATGACCGGAATGAGAAATTCCTCAGGAAACTGCAGGACCGAGATATTGATGTGAATGCTTGCTACCAATGTGGCCGCTGTTCTTCGGGCTGCCCGATTGGCGAGTTCTTTGATTTGCAAGTCATGGAGGTGGTGCGCCTGGCAAGTTATGGCAGCGAAGAAAAACTCCTGCATAGCCATACCATCTGGCTGTGTGCGGCCTGCGAGACCTGCGCCACCAGGTGTCCGAACGAGATTGAAATCGCTGGTCTGATGGATGTATTGCGTGAACTCGCCTTACGCCGGGGCATTGCCCCGGCCGAACCAAGAATTCCACTCTTTCATCAATCCTTCCTTGGTTCGATACGCAGCTGGGGCCGGGCCTGGGAAATCGGCATGATCGGCAATTACAAGGTGCGGTCCGGAGATCTTGCCGGTGATATGAAGCTTGGCCTCAGCATGTTTTTGAAGGGGAAACTGAAACTATTGCCCCATGCGATCAAGGGTAAGGCAGAAATCAAAGAAATCTTTGCCGGTAAGGGAAAGGAGTATGACAGATGA
- a CDS encoding heterodisulfide reductase-related iron-sulfur binding cluster — protein MKLSYYPGCSLEGTALDYDHSVRAVCRKLDIDLIDIPDWNCCGASSAHMTDHEVGMRLPMRNLLLAARTGHDILVPCAACFQRLKAADKALRADPGLWDVGAYEPDFTIVHISTFLSRPEILAVLEAKITQDLSGLAIACYYGCLSLRNPRITDAPNWERPETLERIVTALGAKPVHWSHRTECCSGSLTMARPDIAEKLVGDIVGAAVKAGATAMVTDCPMCQANVESRQKEEVGVVAMPVFFITELLDAAMTGTYPAKQQKAHLVSPGVLSEIFRDVGMKKEEPV, from the coding sequence ATGAAACTATCCTATTACCCTGGCTGTTCCCTCGAAGGAACGGCGCTCGATTATGATCATTCGGTTCGGGCCGTTTGTCGGAAGCTGGATATCGACCTGATCGACATTCCCGATTGGAATTGCTGTGGCGCATCATCCGCCCACATGACCGATCACGAGGTCGGTATGCGTTTGCCGATGCGCAATCTTCTTTTGGCCGCTCGGACCGGGCACGACATTCTGGTGCCCTGTGCCGCCTGTTTTCAGCGGTTGAAGGCCGCCGACAAGGCTCTCCGGGCGGATCCGGGTTTGTGGGATGTCGGTGCTTATGAACCTGACTTCACCATTGTGCATATCAGCACCTTCCTTTCCCGGCCGGAGATCCTGGCTGTCCTAGAGGCTAAAATCACGCAAGATCTCAGTGGGCTGGCGATCGCCTGTTACTATGGCTGTCTGTCGCTCCGTAACCCACGGATAACCGATGCGCCTAACTGGGAAAGGCCGGAAACCCTCGAACGGATCGTGACTGCTCTGGGGGCAAAACCGGTGCATTGGTCGCATCGCACCGAGTGCTGCTCCGGCAGTCTCACCATGGCAAGACCGGATATCGCCGAAAAGCTGGTCGGTGATATCGTCGGCGCTGCAGTGAAGGCCGGAGCGACCGCCATGGTAACCGACTGCCCGATGTGCCAGGCCAATGTTGAGAGTCGGCAAAAAGAGGAGGTCGGCGTTGTTGCCATGCCGGTGTTCTTTATTACCGAACTTCTTGATGCGGCGATGACAGGCACCTACCCGGCGAAACAGCAAAAGGCCCATCTCGTCTCTCCCGGGGTTCTCTCGGAGATTTTCCGGGATGTCGGCATGAAGAAGGAGGAACCGGTATGA